The Cherax quadricarinatus isolate ZL_2023a chromosome 46, ASM3850222v1, whole genome shotgun sequence DNA segment GTGTGGCGTCCTGATGGAGTCTCTTGTGCCGCCTACCCCACCAGACACCACTATGTCTGCCCCCGACCCCTCCTGCAGGCGACCCAACACTGCCTCCCCCCACCCCACGGAAGACACTGCCCGGACAGTGCCCGTCGGGGATCCTGGCctgtcttctcttcctcctgcttcCTCCCAGCCTCTTGGGCCACCCAAAGGCTCACCCGTGTCCTCCCCACGCCCAGCCAGGAGTGCCACTATCACCTGTGTTTCCCCCAAACTTCCCCCACCACCCGCTAGCCCCAGTGGTGGACGAAGGTCTCCAATGAAGGGGTCTCCTACGAAGTCCTCGAGCCCGTACAGTCCTCTGCTGGCCAGAGACCAGAGCTCTCCAGTCAGGGTCACTGGTAATGGCAAAGGCAGTCAGACCAAAACCTGCCAGTCTTCAGTCACTGTACCCCAGACCTCCAGCACCCCCGTTAGCGTTGCCGTCAGCGGCAGCATTGCCACCACAACGGGTGGGGCCATGACCAAATTTCTGGGCTCTGCTGGCGGAGCGAAAAGTGGCCCTGGGCATTCCCGCAGCCCTCGTGCGCCTCCTCCACACCGTCTGATTCGCCAGCACTCCTTGGCAGCGGTGCTGGGGCTCTTCCGTGGCAGAGATGAGCGACTGGGGGCCTTCACTGACCTTCCCGACGACTGGCACACTGtaagggaggagccagaggagCTGGAAAGGTCATCAGGCAGTAACAACTCCCGCTCACACTCGATCCCGTCCACCTCGGTGCCGCACCTCCCGCAAGATGCTCGACGCAAGCGACGCAGCTCCTGTCATACCGACATTTCGGGAATGTCGCAGATTATACCCATCATTCCTCCTCACGCAATCAAAAGGAAGCCTCTGACCAGTGAGGCAGCAGCGTCGGCAGTGACGACACGTCGGTGTTCTCTGACGCTGCCGTATGCCACGCTGTATGGGTCGTGGCAGAGTACGGTGTCTGCCCCTGGCAGCCGCCATGGTAGTAACGAAATGCCATCAACTGCCGGCCCTGTTCCCCGTCGAGGGCCAGCTGTTCAGGTGGAAATGACTCACATGGGAGGGGCTGCCCCTGCCCTACCCAACAGCAGTGCATCTACCCAAGCGACATCAACGACTACTGTCACGACGTCTGTAACGACCTCTATGACAACATCATCCTCGACagcccctctccttccctctacccctcACGACCTTTTATGTGAGCATGGCCTTGTCTCCTTGAGTGAATCCGTTACTCAACTCCTCGCTTGCACCTTGCAGAAAGTGCCCATGAAGGACTTCGGGTCGGAGGTGCGTGCCTCAATGGACATCGCGCACTTCTTGTCACAGGCGACTTTGGTGCTGGACGTGGGGGAGACGTCCCTGGAGGGCATATGTGATATGCTTCTCACCAAGCTGCTGGAGCAGGATGAACCTCTCTGCTCGGTGGCCGAAGCCAAATCTATACTCTTCACCCACGACACATGTGAGTACTGCTTCTCTTGTTCTAGTCTAGATAGGGGTGGGTTCTCTTGTAGGATTATACTACTCTGAGGGTTCATGTCGCAAATAGCTTGTCAACTTTTTAATGAAATGTACTATCTTTGCAGCGGCATATTCACTCACCTGAGTGACGCAACTAATAATGTGTTACTCGATTCATTTGATTATATCACAACAAATCTAGTTCCTTTGTGAACTTGATTGCTTTTGCGTCTTTTCACTTTTCTGACGTTTTCTAACTTCAGAGAAACATAACTAAAGAGCAAATTGAGTGCAAAATAAAATAACACGAGAATCTGGGAGTGGACATCAGTGGTAAGAGCAATATGGCAGGATGTTGGCAAGACGCCAACCAGTGTCAGCCTCGCATAGTTGAGCCAAAATACATAATTTCACTTGTGCCTCCTGTACTCCCAGCTAAATCACAAATTGTCCCAGGCAAGTTATTATTAATGGGTAAATAACTGAATCAAACTCCAAATGTCAGTTAGATATAAAAAAAAGTGGAGGGTCGTCTCCCGTCTCCCCCAGGCCACCAACAAACTAAACCTCTGATTGATTAAtgagacaaatgtgcaacacttgggtatctttattctgaaaacgtttcgccaactactggctggcaaaacgttgCCAGAATAAAGACAGCCAAAtgttccacaagtctctcatttatcaactagtcggttttctaaaccatttatttaaACATCTGGCTGTATCAACAGTACTTCTTACAATCGTAATTCGCAAAGACTAAATTTGCTCTGTATACAACCAAGCAGAAATGTTTCCAGAATGTATATACTCTTAACTGTGTAATGCGATAGCCCATACACACAAAAAAGAACATAtctgagaaaaaaaaagaggcatACTGAAGCTAGAAgtatctgaggaaggtgagccAGAAAAGGTGTCAAGTAGACAAAGGAAACTTTCAATAAAATGTTGTTTGACTAAGTAGAAACCTAGAAACACCTTCCTTAAAGAAAAGCCAAGTCAGCTACCAAGAGACCGTCTTAGCACCTGGTTGTTGGCAGCCTTCATGAAGGAGTTCTTGTCTCCATAATCTGACTTTTCACCCAGCAATACGTCGTCTTATTATAAACTTGATATATGTAGCGGCATATTTATCATATTATATACAAACCGGAAATCTTGAAAGGATATGTAAAGTGACTCAAATATAGAACAGTGTGAGgtagtaagatcacagtaaacaggtgttatcacaatatgtaaaataaccacagggaaaaacagagaaattccaagccaaGCGCTTTCGTCATTTCTTACTTGACAAGGAATCCTTGACAATGCTAGAAatcacgaaaccgcttggaatttcatcATTTTTTTCACTGTTGCAATTTTGCCTAGAACAGTGTAATAGTGATCGACATATAGAAGAGGAAGACGTTTGAACTAACAGACACAATGTAGAAGAGATTCAAACACCGCAGtaataatgacaaaaaaaaaaaaaaaaaaaaaaaacatggtagTATATATTTACAGAAATTACGAAAATTCCGGGATCGATATAGAGGATGTTCTGGAGTCAGGGTCTGGAGAGTGACACTGTGCAGGGTCCAGGACAAAGCTATATAGCTGCTGGAATCTTGGTTCTCATTACCGGGACAAAATTGAATGAATTTTATGTAACTCTAAATTGCTGTACCTAACGGTACAGCAATTTTTACAAGGTTTAAGGGAAATTACGGAAATGGCTTTCCATTTCCTTTCACAAAATCATACGAAAAGTCACAATAGACCCACATGAATTGTAACGAGAACATATAAAATGTGTAAATACTATACACTGTGTTTGGCAGTTCTTTAGACATCTGCCAATATAAACAGTCTGGGAAAAAATGACTATAAACATTTAGCTACAATCATCCAAATAAATACCATGATCTCTCAACTAAAGCCTAAAGTCTTTCCAACACCAGCAAATATTTCCATCCAAAATTGTGCTTTACATACATAAGATGAAACACTGTGACACAAGAGGATTTGCATTCCACATAAAAGGAACCTGGTGAAGCCACGTAAACAACAATCCAACAATGATATTTACATCCATACAAAgcccagagtttttttttttttactgatagAAAGTAAAAAGATTGTCAAAAATAATTCAGAAATGTACCATCACCTCGGAGCTATGTAGTATCTGAAACAGATCGAAAAACTTTCAGACGCAGAGACCAGTTTGAGAGGAAATCGTGTCTTTAAAGCAGCTAATTCTTCACAGGATATATGGATACCTGGGTATCCATCTACGTAGAAGCGggaatggagagaaagagagagagagagggggtgagagagagagagagagagagagagagagagagagagagagagagagagagagagagagagagagagagagagagagagagagagagagagagagagagagagcaggtaagcaagcaagcaagcaagcagatGAACAAACAAGTACAAAAAAGAACCTCAAAAACGATGAGCTGGAGCTTTCCTGGATAACAACAAAGAAATAAGCAGCAAACTAAAGTCACAATATGAGTTCAGTGAATCGTGAATTTGGCAAACGATTGTCAACccaaattaattttgcaccaatgaAACTATAAGGTTTGTCAGCAACTCTAATTTTTTTGACTATACAGACACCAGTGGCAGCATACCCATGTACTTTCCGCAAGGTCCAGATTTATAAAACGTCACATCCATCAAAATTTGAAAGAAAAACAAAACTACCACATGCCTTAAATATCCAATGGAGACAGTCTCGGCTCAGTTATCATTCCATAGTTATTAAAAAACATGGGTAAAGCCATACTCCACAAAGGTGACAATGTActagaaatctttcctacgaaaATTAGGTGAAAGCATTGAACTTGCATTCCTTGGAAAGATGTGTACAAATGGACCACTAGTGGTCTTCTCCAGTGGTGACTCCGCCTACCtctgctccacctcatctgtcaTCAGTATATAAGCCCCATCTCTGAATATGCTGTACTAttgtcaagattgagggactaaacacatcgactgattacctcaaactcctcctggaCAATACATTTCTATGCACTTGACTAAAGAAGCCATtgcttggcgaaacgtttccggaataatgattcccaaatattgcacatgtgCCTCATTTATCATATGGAAGTGTACatatggaaaacgggaataaataaaggagacatAAACAGTGTGTTGAAAATATTTAACCGAGACTAgcactcgcagcaatggatttaagttggagaaattcagatttagaaaggatattagaaagtattggtttggcacTAGATTTGTAGATGAGAGGAATAAACTCCCAGGTAGCATCATTAAGCCAAGAAGTTTGCCTAACGTTATAGGTTAGacaggtacatgagtgggtgggcGTGAatcagacctgcctagcatgggtcagaaggcctgctgcaatgtttctTTGTTATGTTCTTAAAGCAACAGCAAATAAATAAAATTGATAACACGTCATAACATGGTTTTGGAAGCACTGGTAGACATATTATTGATATGTTATACTTATGCTTTGCTAGAGTCTGCGGCAAGTAGATCATGGTGTAAGAGTTAACAAAGAGAGATCAGGGAGAAGCTCCAGTCCTCCTGGCACGGTACCCATATCTGGCACTGGCAGACACAAATTATAGTACTCTATCATTCCAGTATTTGCATGAGAATGGCATCTACCATGGACAAGCAAATCTTTAAATCAAGGGTTCTTAACCAATGGTCAATGGATATTTTGGGAGTTCATATAGAGGCTTCAGGGATTCTGTGACCCGAGAACAAAAACCGATTTTTCCCCCTGGAGTTCCTTGTTAATTTGAGAAATAAACAAGATGGAACTGGAGGAGATTTGGCAAATTACTTTTTCAGGTAATGTTTCACTCCATACATAGCGCAGGTCTAGAATAGTTTTCtacgtgaggcctggtcacagaccgggccgagggggcgttgacccccggaactctctccaggtaaactccaggtatgggaaTTAATGAAAATATATACCAGCATGGCATATGTTTTCATATGTCATCTTGACTCAGCGTGAATTAAAATTTACTCTTAAGCAGCTTCAGTGTTTTCTCTGTTTCATTTACACTACTTGGCTAAATTTCATTTTTTTCCGGAAGTAACCATTAATATAGCAACGGAAACAGGAAGAGACAAGTTATTGGTTTAGTCCTTTTGTAAATACTTAAACAAATATCTTGGTAAGGATTTTTTTAACATTCTGTCTGTTCGAAGAAAGCaatataaattatattaattaatTCCCCTAATTACCAATGTTATTCTTTTAAGAAGGACCTTTCTACTTTATCATTCATAAAATTAGTCCAATGTCTTTTTACGTCTTCGTTTTTTAAGTATATTCAAGATGTGAGTGTTTCTTTGAGACTGTCACTCCGAAATTAACTTGCTAAAAGAAAGGCGTTTCAAATGTGCTGAAAATTTGCTGTCTATTTATGGATCTTGAATATTTTGTTAAAAACAAAACGCAAAGTGGaaaactagtgtgtgtgtgtgtgtgtgtgtgtgtgtgtgtgtgtgtgtgtgtgtgtgtactcaccaaattgtggttgcaggggtcaaaactcagctcctctgtgtgtgtgggggggggctgtgtgtgtgtgtgtgtgtgtgtgtgtgtgtgtgtgtgtgtgtgtgtgtgtgtgtgtgtgtgtgtgtgtgtgtgtgtgtgctatgcaAGTTTTGGGGAGAGGGACCATAGTTTTTATCAGATTCTAAAATTGGTCTGTGACCTAAAACAATGAAGAAATAAAAATAGAAATGCCAAGAACTGATGAATACTAACGTCAGAAGATTTTACATTCAAGGATTACAACAGTTTTTATCACAACTGCAACGAATATGACAGGaaggaacatgtgaaagacctgggagtaagaATAAGGCAAATGTCGCGAAAGCTTCATTGTTCCGGTAGAAGATTATCCTGCAACACTTTGTCTTTAGATTCAATGAAATagcgtctatatatatatatatatatatatatatatatatatatatatatatatatatatatatatatatatatatatatatatatatatatataacatagggaggtaccacctgtagaactgtcctagggaccctcatcctcagagaaaagaataaacttgcttcagggaaaactatTTGAAAACTGAATTTGAAGCATAAACTTGTTCTCTCATGACAGGACTATGGCAGTGCCTCGTttaacgttaggttaggtaacgtttaTCAGGAAACAAGGCAAGTGTATCccgatgcgggtcttagtcatgtcaTGATCCGCCATTGACTACGTACAGCAGTTCAGTTCCTCGGACTGTATCTACATAAATACAGAGGATAAAGGCGTTTCATAATATAAACCTGAATAATCTGGTTGCATTAGGCATACTGAACTTACTTCTTAAAAGAGTGAGACTATCTGTAGAAGGCGCAAAATACTCCAAGTGAAGAGTAACAAGAACAGCATAATAGAATATGTAGACACAATACACAAACAGCCCTGACATAGGAGGATGAGACTTATGActacttaatggtccaagtcggaccgaaacgtcgtcataagtttcatttccCGGTGTGCGGGTTGTGTACACTACGAGAGAACTCAgcatttgcttgtaacagataagtgaactgtagatataaatccggaTGTACTCCTAGCATcccttttggagcctagttccaTATCGTcgtgcgctaccgtccacagggtggatatcgggtgcacaataaactagccacttcggtggcacaAATCTATCTCAGCAAGTGTAAGGGGACAAACTTTTAACTCCTAACTGTCTTCGAGACATAACTCAACATGTTCCTCTAAGCAGGAAGTTTCTGATCAGCCCGGCTGTTGTGCTTACACCCCTCCAGGGAGATTCCTTGTTGCTTGTGAGGTGCTCTTCATCCCAGGAATTGAAGTTGATCTGAGCTTTATTCCCTCGCATTACCCCAGGCGATGTATGACCTACGGCTTAGCGCTACCCcaggaatgtaataataataataataataataataataataataataataataataacagcaataataataataataataataataataataataataataataataataacagcaataataataataataataataataataataataataataataataataataataataataataataataataataataataataataatgaggagctTACATTAGACTGGGTGCCGCCGATAACAATaccctgattgatcaggccatcatACCGAAGGCCTGGTCCAAGGCTTGAAATTCACGGCGGTGTATTCACTTACGGGATGAATAGCACTGCACAGTATTGTCTTACGGCGGTATAGTCACTCACAGAATATATAACGCTGTCCAACACTGCCGTTATTCTCGCTCACAGGATGAATGACGCTAACCAATGATGTCTCCGTGATACGTTTACTCACAGCAGGAGTAGCAGGGCACAGTAGTGCCGCTATTGCCCTACGTTCACTCTCAGGATGAGTAATACTGCCCAATACTCTTTTTATATCAGCATGTTCAATCAGGATGAGTGGCGCTGCTCAATAAACTTattctggtggtagtggaggggtagAGGTTTCCAGCAGACAACACGTACTACCTCCCACCAGTGTCTGCGAGTGTTCACGGGCTTCACCATTTCCAGTGTACTGTAAGCTTCGGGGGGATGGCTTGGTGTTGTTATACTCTTTTAGTTATGACTGGGTGAGTCGAATCTCACGTCGTGGATCCTGAGCGAGAGTGCTTGCCTACAGGCGCGTACGAACGTACATTGATGGACCTTCGCATAGTATCCTTAATTATTCATTATTGAAGTGTATGACATGTTCGTTGTAATACTTTTTACTAGAGCCTTCTCCTGGCTAATTATCATAATTTCTTGCTTCCTTCTTCGACTAACATCACTGGTTTTGATTGAATTTCAATAGCTACATATTTAACCCGCTTTTGCAGCTTTTCCAAGTCATCTTGTAGTCTCATTTAGTTCTCTCGTGTTATTCTTCCTCTCATTTGTCTCAAAGTCTTTAGTAAGCGATAAAACATAGGATATAATTACTTTTGGCCGGTCATTCACGTATGTTAAAAGACCAGTGCTTTAATACAGACTCCTTGAGTCATGATGCTTACCACCTTAGCTTACCTGAAGACCAGACCAGGTCCTTTGGTTGAATGTctgattaatcaggctgttggtactgGCCGCACGCGGTCCGGCGTAAGCACTACTTACTGGTTGATCAGGAATTGGTTTCAGAAACTTAataaatttcctcttgaagacagctggagGAATGTTGATAATTTCCCTTAGGGAGGGTGCTGAAAAATCTGGTGTTTTTTACTATATTTCCCAGATAATATTAATGGTAAGGCTCCCAGGGAGTAAGAGGCACCGCATTACATTTATATGAAAGAGTAAGGGATAATACAAGCCTTTCTCTTCCTTAATCTGAAAAAATAGCACAACACCTAcacatgtctcccttcattcatgTGCATTATTTTGTGAACCCTCGTAAAAATACTCCAAGTAAATATAGTCTTTGAATGAGTGACTCAACGAAAACGTCAGGTAAACATTGGCATGTTTTAGTGGTTTGTTTCCCAGCGTACTGAATCCAGTTGGTGCACAGACGAATATTTCCAAGGGTTGGGAGTTTAGCAGATGTACGGACGAACGTTTCCCAGTGCTGAGAGCCCAGCTGAGACACGTACTAACGTTTCACAGTAACGAGAGTCCAACTGAGGCAAGCACGAACGTTTCCTATTGCTGAGATCAGTTGAGGCATGGACGAATATTTCCTAGATGGTGCATGAACGTTTTCCATAGCTGCGAGTCTCCCTGTTACAGTAACTAACATTTTTTCAGTGCTGTAAGTCCAGCGGATGCACGGACCAACATTTCCCAGAGGTGCGAGTCCAGCCGATGCGCGGACGAACATTTCCCCGTTGCTGTAAGCCTGGGTGATGCGCGGACGAACATTTCCCCACTGCTGTAAGCCTTGgtgatacataagaacataagaaagaaggaacactgcagcaggcctactgacccatgcgaagcaggtccatgtcccccccaatcggattagcccaatgacccacctaattaggtcacttccacttaagaaaggagcaccgcatcagacctagtagcacaagctagtcaggtccaactcacacccacccacacccattcatgtatatATCTACcccatttttaaagctacacaacgttttagcctgaataactgtactcgggagtttgttccactcatccacaactctgttaccaaaccagtgctttcctatatcctttct contains these protein-coding regions:
- the LOC128705135 gene encoding uncharacterized protein, which translates into the protein MLCGVLMESLVPPTPPDTTMSAPDPSCRRPNTASPHPTEDTARTVPVGDPGLSSLPPASSQPLGPPKGSPVSSPRPARSATITCVSPKLPPPPASPSGGRRSPMKGSPTKSSSPYSPLLARDQSSPVRVTGNGKGSQTKTCQSSVTVPQTSSTPVSVAVSGSIATTTGGAMTKFLGSAGGAKSGPGHSRSPRAPPPHRLIRQHSLAAVLGLFRGRDERLGAFTDLPDDWHTVREEPEELERSSGSNNSRSHSIPSTSVPHLPQDARRKRRSSCHTDISGMSQIIPIIPPHAIKRKPLTSEAAASAVTTRRCSLTLPYATLYGSWQSTVSAPGSRHGSNEMPSTAGPVPRRGPAVQVEMTHMGGAAPALPNSSASTQATSTTTVTTSVTTSMTTSSSTAPLLPSTPHDLLCEHGLVSLSESVTQLLACTLQKVPMKDFGSEVRASMDIAHFLSQATLVLDVGETSLEGICDMLLTKLLEQDEPLCSVAEAKSILFTHDTCEYCFSCSSLDRGGFSCRIILL